A genomic segment from Capra hircus breed San Clemente chromosome 7, ASM170441v1, whole genome shotgun sequence encodes:
- the LOC102188399 gene encoding olfactory receptor 5V1-like: protein MGICNQTTVTQFILIGLSDLPEVRYPLFVVFTIIYQVTLVGNGVILLAIGTEKKLHTPMYYFLANLSLLDIFCPSVTVPKMLENLLTEKHSISYIGCALQLYFLVALVGTEVFLLSVMAYDRYVAICFPLRYTLMITKVRCVQLTAGTWVAGFLNSLLHTVSTFHLSFCKSNQVNQYYCDIPPVVALSCSSTYVAEMLILVEAGILGSSAFLVIFISYFYIISTILKIQSAEGKRKAFSTCASHLLVVCLFGGTTIFTYVRPFSSQHSPARDRLISMLYGIITPMLNPMIYSMRNTEVKGAIRRLLYQKACL from the coding sequence ATGGGCATCTGCAATCAAACCACAGTGACTCAGTTTATTCTTATAGGGCTTTCTGATCTCCCCGAGGTGCGCTACCCTCTTTTCGTGGTCTTTACCATCATCTATCAGGTCACCTTGGTGGGAAATGGAGTTATTCTCTTGGCCATTGGAACTGAGAAAAAACTGCACACACCCATGTATTACTTTTTGGCAAATCTGTCCCTTTTAGACATCTTCTGCCCATCAGTTACTGTTCCCAAGATGCTGGAGAACCTCTTGACTGAGAAGCACAGCATTTCCTACATTGGGTGTGCTTTGCAGCTTTATTTTCTGGTGGCCCTTGTGGGAACTGAAGTCTTCCTTCTCTCTGTCATGGCTTATGACAGGTATGTGGCCATCTGTTTCCCTCTTCGTTATACCCTCATGATTACCAAGGTTCGCTGTGTTCAGCTGACTGCTGGGACTTGGGTAGCTGGGTTTCTCAATTCCCTCCTTCATACAGTGTCCACATTCCACCTTTCTTTCTGCAAGTCCAACCAAGTTAACCAGTACTACTGTGACATCCCACCAGTGGTCGCTCTCTCATGCTCATCCACTTATGTGGCAGAAATGCTTATTTTGGTGGAAGCAGGTATCCTGGGGAGCAGTGCCTTCCTGGTCATCTTTATCTCTTATTTCTATATCATATCTACCATCCTAAAGATCCAGTCAGCAGAAGGGAAGCGTAAAGCCTTTTCCACATGTGCTTCCCACCTTCTGGTGGTCTGTTTATTCGGTGGCACGACAATATTTACCTATGTACGTCCCTTTTCCAGTCAACACTCCCCAGCAAGAGATAGACTCATCTCCATGTTATATGGAATTATTACACCAATGTTAAACCCCATGATCTATAGCATGAGAAACACAGAGGTGAAAGGAGCAATCAGAAGGCTCTTATATCAGAAAGCATGTTTATAG